TAATGGCCTTTTCCTGACCACGCCCCACGCAAGATGTCCCGCTGTGCTCGATATGACGATTGGATTTCAGCTGATATTCCATAGTGAGTGTGCACTTACTATTGTAGTAAAAAATATTTCCCTGGTTTCAACTATCACAACCGTTCCCGATGCACTATCACAAACGGTTGCATAGTTTTTCTGCTAATCCGGGGCTTTTCGGCTCATTGCCGGAGCTCTAGCCTAGCCTATTTTTAGCATCGGAGAGTGGTTAAATAGCACTTTTTACGATTCTCCCGACCTGATTCCCTCTCACCAATTCCCATTCCTTGTATGAGTACACCCCGACCCTATCTACTTTCGGCGGCATTGTTGCTGGCGGGACTCACTGGCGCATCGGCCCAGAATGCGCCGGTACAGCTGCAGGCCGAAGCCGGCACGCTGGGTGCCGACTGGACCAGCCCCACCACTGCGGGCGTCACCTACGTCACGGTAGTGCCCACGGCTACTATTGCCAGCCAGAACCCCGGCACGGCCGCCCGCGTGATTACCTACAGCGTCACCTTCCCTGGCCCCGGCACCTACGACCTCTACGCTCGGGTGCGGGTGGGCACCGCTACCGCCAACGACGACAGCTTCTACTACGGCAACGGCTTCGGCACCAAGTCGCCCACCGACGACAACGATTGGATTACCATCAACCAGGTGGCCGGCGTGGGTTACACCACCGGCACCCAGGTTGTGGACGGGGCCGGCTCGGCCCAGAACAACGTCTGGAAATGGGTGAACATGTCCAAGATTGGCGGCGCCGAAACCCCGATTTCCTTTACCGTGGCAGCCGGCAACCTCACCCAAACTTTCCAGATCGGGGCCCGGGAAGATGGCTTCGACATTGACAGAGTCGTGTTTGGCCAGACGGGCTTGTACTTCACCGTCAACAACCTTGACAACGGGCAGCAGGGCTCGGTCAACCCGCCGCCCCCGCCCTTCACACCGGTGGGTCCGCCCATGGCTACGGGTAAATCCAAGTTTCTGGGCGGCGTGCACAGCGCCCCGCAACTGGCCAACTTCACGGCCTACTGGAACCAGGTAGTGCCCGAAAATGCCGGCAAATGGGGCAGCGTGGAAGCCACCCGGGACGTGATGAACTGGACCGAGCTGGACGCGGCCTACAAGCTGGCCAAGGACAACGGCTACCCCTTCCGCATGCACGTGCTGACCTGGGGCAGCCAGCAGCCCACCTGGATTGCCACGTTGCCGGCCGCCGAGCAGCTGGCCGAAATCAGGCAGTGGTATGCCGCCGTGGCCCAGCGCTACCCCGCCATCGACTTCCTGGAAGTAGTAAACGAGCCCCTGCACCAGCCCCCGGGACCCAACAGCGGCGGGGGCAACTACCTCGAAGCCCTGGGCGGCAGCGGCGCTACGGGCTGGGACTGGGTAATAACTTCCTTCCAGCTGGCCCGCCAGTATTTCCCGACCACCAAGCTGATGCTCAATGACTACAGCGTGGAAAATACGGCTACCAGCGCCCAGCGCTACCTGGGCATTGTGAACCTGCTCAAGGCCCGCAACCTGATTGACGCAGTGGGCATTCAGGGCCACGCCTTCTCGACCCGCGGCCTGCCCGCCGCCGATTTGACTACCAACCTCAACACCTTGGCCTCGGCCGGCCTGCCGCTCTACATCACAGAGCTCGATATTGACGGCGTAAATGCGCAAAATCAGCTGGACGATGCCGTGCAGCTGGCCGAATACCAGCGCGTGTTTCCCGTGTTCTGGCTGCACCCGGCCGTGAAGGGTGTAACCATGTGGGGCTACC
Above is a genomic segment from Hymenobacter cellulosivorans containing:
- a CDS encoding endo-1,4-beta-xylanase, whose protein sequence is MSTPRPYLLSAALLLAGLTGASAQNAPVQLQAEAGTLGADWTSPTTAGVTYVTVVPTATIASQNPGTAARVITYSVTFPGPGTYDLYARVRVGTATANDDSFYYGNGFGTKSPTDDNDWITINQVAGVGYTTGTQVVDGAGSAQNNVWKWVNMSKIGGAETPISFTVAAGNLTQTFQIGAREDGFDIDRVVFGQTGLYFTVNNLDNGQQGSVNPPPPPFTPVGPPMATGKSKFLGGVHSAPQLANFTAYWNQVVPENAGKWGSVEATRDVMNWTELDAAYKLAKDNGYPFRMHVLTWGSQQPTWIATLPAAEQLAEIRQWYAAVAQRYPAIDFLEVVNEPLHQPPGPNSGGGNYLEALGGSGATGWDWVITSFQLARQYFPTTKLMLNDYSVENTATSAQRYLGIVNLLKARNLIDAVGIQGHAFSTRGLPAADLTTNLNTLASAGLPLYITELDIDGVNAQNQLDDAVQLAEYQRVFPVFWLHPAVKGVTMWGYRPGHWRTAQGAFLVNDDNSERSAMVWLKNYVRTTVLGVSKTDDATVSLSPNPTVTGQFTLRGTEHLSAVRVLDVRGQLVQQVTLRQQPTVQVQLNVRPGLYVVQLINGQTITSKKLLVQ